One Obesumbacterium proteus DNA window includes the following coding sequences:
- the spy gene encoding ATP-independent periplasmic protein-refolding chaperone Spy, translating into MRKLTALMLASSLALGASMANAAETTATPTTPAAPVATKADGAPMMMHHQMGKQGPRHGGMFEGLKLTDQQREQMKTIAKEFRSEHKKPMMGEHFKDMHKLVASDKFDESAARAQIEANNKERNDMMLERMKMENKMYNVLTPEQKKEFNQNFEKRIEKMEQRHAAMVAGEQ; encoded by the coding sequence ATGCGTAAATTAACTGCTTTAATGTTGGCATCATCTCTGGCTCTGGGCGCTTCAATGGCAAACGCGGCTGAAACCACCGCAACACCAACAACCCCAGCGGCTCCAGTTGCAACCAAGGCTGACGGCGCACCAATGATGATGCATCATCAGATGGGCAAACAAGGCCCGCGCCACGGCGGTATGTTTGAAGGCTTGAAGCTGACAGACCAGCAGCGTGAGCAAATGAAAACCATCGCTAAAGAGTTCCGCTCTGAGCACAAAAAGCCAATGATGGGCGAGCATTTCAAAGATATGCATAAGCTGGTTGCCAGCGATAAATTTGATGAAAGCGCAGCGCGTGCACAGATCGAAGCCAACAACAAAGAGCGCAACGATATGATGCTGGAACGCATGAAGATGGAAAACAAAATGTATAATGTTCTGACCCCAGAACAGAAAAAAGAATTTAACCAGAATTTCGAAAAACGTATCGAAAAAATGGAACAGCGTCACGCCGCAATGGTTGCCGGTGAGCAATAA
- the kduI gene encoding 5-dehydro-4-deoxy-D-glucuronate isomerase → MEVRQSIHSDHAKQLDTEGLRREFLVETIFDADRYTMVYSHIDRIIVGGVMPVQKAVTIGTEVGKQLGVSYFLERRELGVINIGGPGTITVDGECYEIGHREALYVGKGARDIIFNSVNASQPAKFYYNCAPAHTTYPTKKITPADASPQTLGDTKTSNRRTINKYMVPDVLQTCQLSMGLTELEEGNLWNTMPCHTHERRMEVYFYFNMDDDSCVFHMMGQPQETRHIVMHNEQAVISPSWSIHSGVGTKAYTFIWGMVGENQVFDDMDHVAVKDIR, encoded by the coding sequence ATGGAAGTCCGTCAAAGCATTCATAGCGATCATGCCAAGCAGCTCGACACAGAGGGCCTGCGCCGCGAGTTTCTAGTTGAAACCATTTTTGATGCCGATCGGTACACTATGGTGTATAGCCATATTGACCGCATCATCGTTGGCGGCGTTATGCCGGTACAAAAGGCCGTCACTATCGGTACTGAGGTGGGTAAACAACTCGGCGTGAGCTATTTCTTAGAGCGTCGCGAACTTGGCGTTATCAATATCGGCGGGCCTGGTACCATCACCGTTGACGGCGAATGCTATGAAATCGGCCATCGTGAAGCCCTATACGTCGGTAAAGGCGCACGCGATATTATCTTCAACAGCGTAAACGCTAGCCAGCCGGCAAAGTTCTATTACAACTGCGCACCGGCTCACACCACTTACCCAACTAAAAAAATCACGCCGGCAGATGCTTCACCGCAAACGCTCGGCGATACGAAAACCAGTAACCGTCGCACTATTAACAAATATATGGTTCCTGACGTGCTGCAAACCTGCCAGCTTTCAATGGGGCTGACCGAGTTGGAAGAAGGCAATTTGTGGAACACCATGCCGTGCCATACCCATGAGCGCCGCATGGAAGTCTACTTCTATTTCAACATGGATGATGACTCCTGCGTTTTCCACATGATGGGTCAGCCGCAAGAAACCCGCCATATCGTGATGCACAACGAACAGGCCGTCATTTCACCGAGCTGGTCCATTCATTCCGGCGTCGGCACCAAGGCATACACCTTTATTTGGGGCATGGTTGGCGAGAACCAGGTCTTCGATGATATGGACCACGTTGCCGTTAAAGATATTCGCTAA
- the acnA gene encoding aconitate hydratase AcnA, with the protein MSSDRQNRLSQPHLAQQCQKTLSALDIEYHYYSLPELEKQLGDIRQLPKSMKVLLENLLRHLDGESVLPEDLQAIVDWVKTGHADREIAYRPARVLMQDFTGVPAVVDLAAMREAVTRLGGNVEQVNPLSPVDLVIDHSVTVDHFGNEQAFGENVELEMERNHERYIFLRWGQKAFDRFRVVPPGTGICHQVNLEYLGQAVWHEEQNGQRVAYPDTLVGTDSHTTMINGLGVLGWGVGGIEAEAAMLGQPVSMLIPDVVGFKLTGKLREGITATDLVLTVTQMLRKHGVVGKFVEFYGDGLADLPLADRATIGNMSPEFGATCGFFPVDEVTLGYMRLSGRSEEQIALVEAYCKAQGLWRHTGDEPVFTSTLSLDMSTVESSLAGPKRPQDRVPLPKVPQAFQAATELEISSQKNRVEFEEFTLAGEKHRLTHGAVVIAAITSCTNTSNPSVLMAAGLLAKKAVEKGLARQPWVKTSLAPGSKVVTDYLDAAGLTPYLEQLGFNLVGYGCTTCIGNSGPLPEPIETAIKAGDLTVGAVLSGNRNFEGRIHPLVKTNWLASPPLVVAYALAGNMNVNLSADPLGNDAQGKPVYLKDIWPSGQEIANAVEMVKTDMFRKEYAQVFDGDAVWQGIQVKGSATYDWQEDSTYIRHPPFFSTMQAEPEPVKDIHGARVLAMLGDSVTTDHISPAGNIKAESPAGRYLLGHGVERKDFNSYGSRRGNHEVMMRGTFANIRIRNEMVPNVEGGVTRHIPTQQQMAIYDAAMKYQEENVPLAVIAGKEYGSGSSRDWAAKGPRLLGVRVVIAESFERIHRSNLIGMGILPLEFPQGVTRKTLNLTGDETLDISGLQHLTTGQTIDVTITYADGRREVVPIRCRIDTGNELAYYRNDGILHYVIRKML; encoded by the coding sequence ATGTCATCCGATCGTCAAAATCGTCTGAGCCAGCCACATCTTGCCCAGCAATGTCAGAAAACACTGAGTGCCCTAGATATCGAGTACCACTATTACAGTTTGCCTGAGCTAGAAAAACAGCTGGGCGATATCCGCCAACTGCCTAAATCGATGAAAGTTCTGCTGGAAAACCTGCTGCGTCACCTTGATGGTGAAAGCGTGCTGCCGGAAGATTTACAGGCGATTGTCGATTGGGTGAAAACCGGCCATGCCGACAGAGAGATAGCCTATCGACCTGCACGCGTTCTGATGCAGGATTTCACCGGCGTGCCCGCGGTAGTTGACCTTGCTGCCATGCGTGAGGCCGTGACTCGTTTGGGTGGCAACGTGGAGCAAGTTAATCCGTTATCGCCCGTAGATCTGGTTATTGACCATTCGGTGACCGTTGACCATTTTGGTAATGAGCAAGCCTTTGGTGAAAACGTTGAGTTAGAGATGGAGCGCAACCACGAGCGCTATATTTTCCTGCGCTGGGGGCAAAAAGCCTTTGACCGTTTTCGCGTGGTGCCACCGGGAACCGGTATTTGTCATCAGGTCAACCTTGAGTATTTAGGGCAGGCTGTTTGGCATGAGGAGCAAAATGGCCAGCGGGTCGCCTATCCCGATACGCTTGTCGGGACTGATTCGCACACCACCATGATTAACGGCCTTGGGGTTTTAGGCTGGGGCGTGGGCGGTATTGAAGCTGAGGCGGCCATGTTAGGGCAGCCGGTATCGATGCTGATCCCTGACGTAGTCGGCTTTAAACTCACAGGAAAACTGCGCGAAGGTATTACCGCCACGGATTTGGTGCTGACCGTTACGCAAATGCTGCGTAAACATGGCGTAGTGGGCAAATTCGTTGAGTTTTACGGTGATGGATTAGCCGATTTGCCGCTGGCTGACCGCGCAACGATCGGTAATATGTCGCCTGAGTTTGGTGCCACCTGTGGATTTTTCCCCGTTGATGAAGTGACCCTAGGCTATATGCGCCTGAGTGGGCGCAGTGAAGAACAGATCGCGCTGGTTGAAGCCTATTGCAAAGCGCAAGGTCTATGGCGTCATACCGGTGATGAACCGGTATTTACCAGTACATTATCGCTGGATATGAGCACGGTTGAGTCAAGTTTGGCTGGGCCAAAGCGCCCACAAGATCGTGTGCCGTTACCTAAGGTTCCACAGGCTTTTCAGGCGGCGACAGAGCTAGAAATCAGCAGCCAAAAAAATCGCGTGGAATTCGAAGAATTCACGTTGGCGGGAGAAAAACATCGCTTAACGCATGGCGCGGTGGTGATTGCAGCGATCACCTCATGTACCAACACCTCAAATCCAAGCGTGCTGATGGCGGCGGGTTTGTTGGCGAAAAAAGCGGTGGAGAAAGGTTTAGCGCGGCAGCCATGGGTGAAAACGTCGCTGGCACCGGGATCGAAAGTGGTGACCGATTATCTGGATGCGGCGGGTTTGACGCCTTATCTTGAACAGCTCGGCTTCAATCTGGTTGGCTATGGCTGTACTACCTGTATTGGTAACTCCGGCCCATTGCCTGAGCCAATAGAAACGGCCATTAAAGCGGGCGATCTCACCGTTGGCGCAGTACTGTCGGGTAACCGTAACTTTGAAGGGCGCATTCATCCTCTGGTAAAAACTAACTGGCTGGCATCTCCTCCGCTGGTGGTGGCCTATGCGCTGGCGGGGAATATGAACGTGAATCTCTCCGCCGATCCACTCGGCAACGACGCGCAGGGCAAACCGGTTTATTTGAAGGATATCTGGCCAAGCGGGCAGGAGATCGCCAATGCGGTTGAGATGGTTAAAACCGATATGTTCCGCAAGGAGTACGCGCAGGTCTTTGACGGTGATGCGGTATGGCAGGGGATTCAGGTGAAAGGCTCAGCCACTTATGATTGGCAGGAGGATTCCACTTACATTCGCCATCCACCATTTTTCAGCACCATGCAGGCAGAACCTGAACCGGTGAAAGATATTCACGGCGCTCGGGTGTTGGCGATGCTAGGCGACTCTGTGACCACCGACCATATTTCGCCCGCGGGTAATATCAAAGCGGAAAGTCCAGCAGGACGCTATCTGCTGGGACACGGCGTAGAGCGCAAAGATTTTAACTCTTACGGTTCACGCCGCGGCAATCATGAAGTGATGATGCGAGGGACGTTCGCCAATATTCGTATCCGTAACGAAATGGTGCCTAACGTAGAGGGCGGAGTGACGCGTCATATTCCGACCCAGCAACAGATGGCGATCTATGACGCGGCGATGAAATACCAAGAAGAGAACGTGCCGCTCGCCGTGATTGCTGGTAAAGAGTATGGCTCGGGTTCGAGCCGTGACTGGGCAGCAAAAGGCCCGCGCTTGCTGGGTGTTCGCGTGGTCATTGCAGAGTCATTTGAACGTATTCACCGTTCAAACCTGATTGGTATGGGCATTCTCCCGTTAGAATTCCCGCAGGGGGTAACGCGTAAAACGCTTAATCTGACCGGAGATGAAACGCTGGATATCAGTGGATTACAACACCTCACCACCGGACAAACGATTGACGTCACGATCACCTATGCTGATGGGCGGCGTGAAGTGGTGCCAATCCGATGCCGAATCGATACCGGAAACGAGCTGGCCTATTACCGCAACGACGGCATTTTGCACTATGTGATCAGGAAAATGCTGTGA
- a CDS encoding HI1450 family dsDNA-mimic protein, translated as MDLDNRLTEDEALDQAYDIFLELAVDNLDPADVILFNLQFEERGAAELFDPAEDWKDHVDFDLNPDFFVEVVIGLTDGESEDITDVFARVLICREKDHKLCHILWKE; from the coding sequence ATGGATTTAGACAATCGACTCACCGAAGATGAAGCCTTAGATCAGGCTTACGACATTTTTCTTGAACTGGCCGTCGATAACCTCGACCCTGCTGACGTTATTCTGTTTAACCTGCAGTTTGAAGAGCGCGGCGCAGCAGAGTTATTTGATCCCGCCGAAGACTGGAAAGATCACGTTGATTTCGACTTGAACCCTGACTTCTTCGTTGAAGTGGTGATTGGTTTAACCGATGGCGAATCAGAAGACATCACCGATGTGTTTGCTCGCGTACTGATTTGCCGCGAGAAAGATCACAAGCTTTGCCATATTTTGTGGAAAGAGTAA
- a CDS encoding YciY family protein produces the protein MRRSRNEVGRWRMLRQVHRRRSCWLEGQSRRNRHIYSVRRLHKIQHHRSLLYSVAYEW, from the coding sequence ATGCGACGTAGTAGAAATGAAGTAGGGCGCTGGCGCATGTTGCGTCAGGTACACCGTCGACGCAGTTGCTGGTTAGAAGGCCAATCCCGCAGAAACCGACACATCTATAGTGTTCGCCGCTTACACAAAATTCAGCATCATCGGTCATTGCTGTATTCTGTGGCTTACGAGTGGTAG
- the kduD gene encoding 2-dehydro-3-deoxy-D-gluconate 5-dehydrogenase KduD, which yields MILDAFSLQGKVALVTGCDTGLGQGMAVGLAQAGCDIIGINIVEPTETIEQVTALGRRFLSLTADLRDTSVIPDLVARAASEFGHIDILVNNAGIIRRQDALEFSEKDWDDVMNLNIKTVFFMSQAVARQFIAQGKGGKIINIASMLSFQGGIRVPSYTASKSAVMGVTRLLANEWAKHQINVNAIAPGYMATNNTQQLRADEARSEEILGRIPAGRWGLPEDLMGPAVFLASPASDYINGYTIAVDGGWLAR from the coding sequence ATGATTCTTGATGCATTTTCATTGCAGGGTAAAGTTGCGCTGGTTACAGGCTGTGATACTGGTCTTGGTCAGGGAATGGCCGTCGGTTTAGCACAGGCTGGCTGCGATATTATTGGTATCAACATCGTTGAGCCCACTGAAACCATTGAACAAGTGACTGCGCTAGGCCGCCGTTTCTTGAGCCTGACTGCGGATTTGCGCGATACATCGGTTATTCCCGATCTGGTCGCTCGTGCCGCCAGTGAGTTTGGCCACATCGATATCCTGGTGAATAACGCAGGCATTATCCGCCGTCAGGATGCACTGGAATTCAGCGAGAAAGATTGGGACGACGTGATGAATCTGAACATTAAAACCGTGTTCTTTATGTCACAGGCCGTCGCTCGTCAGTTTATCGCGCAGGGCAAAGGCGGCAAGATCATCAACATCGCCTCAATGCTCTCTTTCCAAGGCGGAATTCGCGTGCCGTCTTACACCGCCTCTAAAAGCGCAGTCATGGGCGTGACTCGTTTGCTGGCCAACGAATGGGCTAAGCACCAGATTAACGTTAACGCCATTGCCCCTGGCTACATGGCGACTAACAATACGCAGCAGTTGCGTGCTGACGAAGCGCGTAGCGAAGAGATTTTAGGCCGCATTCCCGCGGGTCGCTGGGGATTACCCGAAGATTTAATGGGCCCAGCGGTATTCTTGGCATCGCCGGCGTCAGACTACATCAATGGCTATACGATTGCCGTTGATGGCGGTTGGTTAGCGCGTTAA
- a CDS encoding ion transporter encodes MTGMKKGTWRQNLYRSLFDTHTAFGRKMEFFWITMAVASVVLVFMESGDPKPLRVLVAREDLGLKLEVFFTAIFTLEYLLRLLTTPKPKKYASSFLGIVDLLTTLPLYCLLLFPNMAVEYVTLLRLLRVLRVLRIFKMLRYMGSAALLWDSIVGVRKKLLVFFTFVMILLCLFGGVMYVIEGPEHGFTSLPVSVYWAVVTMTTVGYGDITPHTPAGRILASVLILIGYSIIAIPTGVLTAHMTEVLQRRRTVRHCEHCHKSGHDDDAVYCKFCSKRLSKQTHD; translated from the coding sequence ATGACAGGCATGAAAAAAGGTACTTGGCGTCAGAATTTATATCGCAGTTTATTCGACACTCACACGGCCTTTGGTCGCAAAATGGAATTCTTTTGGATCACGATGGCTGTGGCCAGCGTCGTTCTCGTATTTATGGAGTCAGGCGATCCGAAACCGCTGCGTGTGCTGGTGGCGCGTGAGGATTTAGGACTAAAGCTAGAAGTGTTTTTTACGGCGATATTTACCCTTGAATATCTGCTCCGTTTGCTGACCACGCCTAAACCCAAAAAATACGCGTCGAGTTTTTTAGGCATTGTCGATCTGCTGACCACGCTTCCGCTCTATTGCTTGCTTCTCTTCCCTAATATGGCCGTTGAGTATGTCACGTTGCTGCGGCTGCTGCGTGTTTTAAGGGTGTTACGCATCTTCAAAATGCTGCGTTATATGGGCTCTGCGGCGCTGCTGTGGGATAGCATCGTTGGCGTGCGCAAAAAGCTATTGGTGTTCTTTACCTTTGTGATGATCCTGCTGTGTTTATTTGGCGGGGTGATGTATGTGATTGAAGGCCCTGAACACGGTTTTACCAGCCTTCCTGTGTCAGTTTATTGGGCGGTAGTCACCATGACGACGGTCGGCTATGGTGACATTACGCCCCATACACCGGCGGGACGTATTCTGGCTTCGGTGTTGATCTTGATTGGCTACTCTATTATTGCCATCCCAACTGGGGTGTTAACGGCGCATATGACCGAAGTATTGCAGCGTCGGCGCACCGTCCGTCATTGTGAACACTGCCATAAATCGGGTCATGACGATGATGCCGTGTATTGTAAGTTTTGCAGTAAACGGCTTAGCAAACAGACCCATGATTAA
- the cls gene encoding cardiolipin synthase, with protein sequence MTTFYTVISWLTIFGYWLLIASVTLRILMKRRAVPSAMAWLLIIYILPLVGIIAYLSFGELHLGKRRAERAKAMWPSTAHWLADLKNCKSIFATGNSEVAAPLFQLCERRQGIAGVKGNQLQLLTTSDDTLKALIRDIELARSNIEMVFYIWQPGGLADQVAESLMAAARRGVHCRLLLDSAGSVTFFRSPYPAMMRNAGVEVVEALKVNLMRVFLRRMDLRQHRKVVLIDNFIAYTGSMNLVDPRFFKQDAGVGQWIDVMARMEGPVATTMGIIFSCDWEIETGKRILPPEPEYHSLPFEEESGHTIQVIASGPGFPDELIHQALLTSVYSAREQLIMTTPYFVPSDDLLHAICTAAQRGVDVSIIVPKKNDSMMVGWASRSFFTELLEAGVKIYQFEGGLLHTKSVLVDGQLSLVGTVNLDMRSLWLNFEITLVIDDDGFGADLACVQDDYIARSTLLDHAEWLKRPLWQRVVERLFYFFSPLL encoded by the coding sequence ATGACAACGTTTTATACCGTAATTAGCTGGCTTACGATTTTTGGCTACTGGTTACTTATTGCCAGCGTGACACTTCGCATTTTGATGAAGCGCCGTGCGGTTCCCTCCGCGATGGCTTGGTTGCTCATCATCTATATTCTGCCACTGGTGGGGATCATCGCTTACCTGTCATTCGGAGAACTTCACTTAGGGAAAAGGCGTGCCGAGCGCGCTAAAGCGATGTGGCCATCGACGGCGCATTGGTTAGCCGACCTTAAAAACTGTAAATCTATTTTTGCGACAGGGAATAGCGAAGTCGCCGCCCCGCTGTTTCAACTGTGTGAACGTCGTCAGGGGATCGCGGGCGTTAAGGGCAACCAGCTACAGTTGCTGACCACCAGCGACGATACGCTCAAAGCCTTAATTCGTGATATCGAACTGGCACGCAGCAACATTGAGATGGTCTTTTATATTTGGCAGCCCGGTGGATTAGCCGATCAGGTTGCCGAATCGTTGATGGCGGCGGCGAGACGCGGCGTTCATTGTCGATTGCTGCTCGACTCTGCTGGCAGTGTCACCTTCTTCCGTAGCCCTTATCCTGCCATGATGCGTAACGCAGGCGTTGAAGTTGTTGAAGCGCTGAAGGTGAACCTGATGCGTGTCTTTTTACGCCGCATGGATTTACGTCAGCACCGCAAAGTGGTTTTAATCGATAATTTTATCGCCTATACCGGCAGCATGAATCTGGTTGACCCGCGTTTCTTTAAACAAGATGCCGGTGTTGGGCAATGGATTGACGTGATGGCGCGCATGGAAGGCCCCGTGGCAACGACCATGGGCATCATTTTTTCCTGTGATTGGGAAATTGAAACCGGTAAGCGTATTTTGCCACCGGAGCCGGAATATCATTCTCTGCCGTTCGAAGAAGAATCAGGACATACCATTCAGGTTATTGCTTCTGGCCCAGGCTTTCCTGATGAACTGATCCATCAAGCGCTGCTGACCTCGGTCTATTCCGCGCGCGAACAGCTCATCATGACCACGCCTTATTTCGTGCCGAGCGATGATTTACTGCATGCCATTTGCACCGCGGCGCAGCGTGGCGTTGATGTTTCTATCATCGTACCGAAGAAAAACGACTCCATGATGGTGGGCTGGGCCAGCCGCTCATTCTTCACCGAACTGCTGGAAGCGGGCGTTAAGATCTATCAGTTTGAAGGCGGTCTGCTGCATACCAAGAGTGTATTAGTCGATGGTCAGCTGAGTTTGGTCGGCACGGTTAATCTGGATATGCGTAGCCTGTGGCTGAATTTTGAAATCACTTTAGTGATTGACGACGACGGTTTCGGCGCTGACTTAGCCTGCGTGCAAGACGATTATATTGCCCGTTCAACCCTGCTTGACCACGCTGAATGGCTAAAACGTCCGCTGTGGCAGCGCGTTGTTGAACGACTGTTTTACTTTTTCAGCCCATTGCTGTAA
- a CDS encoding FecCD family ABC transporter permease: MLPLNNQRINLLLPMATLIVAFFSLGLGQYSISPMNVWHALMSPMQTQDLAGQIIWTVRMPRILMACCAGGALALCGACLQGVFHNPLVDPHIIGVSSGAAFGGTLAILLGLSPLWLMSSTFAFGLLALVLVYAIASTLGNENRLMLILSGIILSGFFSALVSLLQYMADTEEKLPSIVFWLLGSFATANWHKLLMMAIPLALASCLLFRLRWRINILSLGDADARTLGVSVAGLRRLVLLLCALLVAAQVAVSGGIGWIGLVIPHLARLLVGADHRRLLPAAFWLGGGFMVLVDDVARTLSAAEIPLGIITALIGAPLFAVLLIRSRRRSHGE, from the coding sequence ATGCTTCCGTTGAATAACCAACGTATCAATCTGCTACTGCCGATGGCGACATTGATTGTCGCCTTCTTTTCATTAGGGCTCGGGCAATATTCAATCTCACCGATGAATGTTTGGCATGCGTTAATGTCTCCCATGCAAACGCAAGATCTGGCCGGACAAATTATCTGGACGGTGCGCATGCCGCGTATCTTGATGGCGTGCTGTGCGGGCGGGGCATTAGCGTTGTGCGGTGCCTGCTTGCAAGGTGTGTTTCATAACCCGTTGGTTGATCCGCATATTATCGGCGTGAGCTCCGGCGCCGCTTTCGGCGGCACGCTGGCGATTTTACTGGGTCTTTCGCCATTGTGGTTGATGAGCTCGACCTTTGCCTTTGGTTTGTTGGCGCTGGTGTTGGTGTATGCGATAGCGTCTACGCTGGGTAATGAAAATCGGCTGATGCTGATCCTCTCCGGCATTATTCTCAGCGGCTTTTTCTCTGCGCTGGTGAGTCTGTTGCAATATATGGCGGATACCGAAGAAAAGCTGCCGAGCATTGTGTTCTGGCTCTTGGGGAGTTTTGCCACCGCCAACTGGCACAAGCTTTTAATGATGGCTATTCCGCTCGCTTTGGCGAGTTGTTTACTGTTTCGCCTGCGCTGGCGGATCAACATTTTATCTCTTGGCGATGCGGATGCGCGCACGCTAGGCGTTTCCGTTGCGGGTTTACGGCGGTTGGTGTTATTGCTCTGCGCACTGTTGGTTGCTGCTCAGGTTGCGGTGAGCGGAGGGATCGGCTGGATAGGATTGGTGATCCCGCACCTTGCACGGTTATTAGTGGGTGCAGACCATCGACGTTTACTTCCGGCGGCATTCTGGCTCGGCGGTGGGTTTATGGTTTTGGTTGATGACGTGGCGCGCACATTGAGCGCAGCCGAAATTCCGTTGGGGATCATTACCGCATTAATTGGGGCACCGCTGTTTGCCGTGCTGTTGATTCGCTCTCGACGGAGATCGCACGGTGAATGA
- a CDS encoding ABC transporter ATP-binding protein, with amino-acid sequence MNEIALSVNALEFGHKKALFDALSFCCRRGEISAILGANGRGKTSLLNTLSGVIPPLAGEISRSAPIGFVAQSFSSAFAYRVIEIVLMGRVSNVGLLQQPTAKDEGIAREALDTLGIAQLAEHSFQTLSGGQCQLVMIARALATGCEMLILDEPTSALDLYNQQAVLRLIHQLAKQRQISVLFTTHDPAHAQLVAQKCLLLLDNQRWAYGDSKEMLTEDNLLKAYGVRVERAAVSSDAGVQPVLTPIFDLSAD; translated from the coding sequence GTGAATGAGATAGCGCTCAGCGTAAATGCACTTGAATTCGGCCATAAGAAAGCGTTATTTGACGCGCTGAGTTTTTGTTGTCGCCGTGGTGAAATATCGGCCATTCTTGGCGCGAATGGGCGTGGAAAAACCTCATTATTGAATACGCTGTCCGGCGTTATTCCCCCTTTGGCGGGAGAGATATCACGCAGTGCGCCGATCGGGTTTGTTGCTCAATCGTTTTCCTCCGCCTTTGCCTATCGGGTTATTGAGATCGTCTTGATGGGCAGAGTGAGTAATGTTGGCCTGCTACAACAGCCAACGGCCAAAGATGAAGGGATTGCTCGAGAAGCGTTAGACACGCTAGGGATTGCGCAATTGGCCGAACACAGCTTTCAAACGTTATCCGGTGGGCAGTGTCAACTGGTGATGATTGCCCGGGCGTTAGCCACCGGCTGTGAGATGTTGATCCTTGATGAACCGACTTCCGCCTTGGATTTATATAACCAGCAGGCGGTGTTGCGCTTGATCCACCAATTGGCGAAGCAGCGTCAAATAAGCGTATTGTTCACCACTCACGATCCGGCACATGCACAGCTGGTGGCGCAAAAATGCCTGTTGTTGCTGGATAATCAGCGGTGGGCCTATGGCGACAGCAAAGAAATGCTCACCGAGGATAATTTGCTTAAGGCCTATGGCGTAAGAGTGGAGCGGGCGGCCGTATCGTCTGACGCAGGTGTTCAGCCGGTGCTCACTCCAATTTTCGATCTTTCCGCGGATTAG
- the modA gene encoding molybdate ABC transporter substrate-binding protein yields the protein MHTHKPPLNVLAAGSLRKALTPILSQFSQQHNVSINAQFGPAGLLREQIENGAEWDLFASANQEHPQTLLDHGLAHRVMPFLRNKLCLTTQRARLAPTTNWLDLLTDPNIIVGTSTPGCDPSGDYTWQLFDRVEQHHAGAGEYLKLNAKQLVGGKDSLQVPATEIASAWLIRQGLADVFVGYAHYAQWLQHDADIAAIAIPDADNIFATYALALHSDVAQPLAEYLLSNDVQQQFVSAGFSLR from the coding sequence GTGCATACTCATAAACCCCCTTTAAACGTGTTAGCCGCAGGCAGTTTGCGTAAAGCGCTGACGCCCATTTTGTCTCAGTTTAGCCAGCAGCATAATGTGAGCATCAATGCACAGTTTGGCCCCGCCGGACTACTACGTGAACAGATTGAAAACGGTGCTGAGTGGGATCTGTTTGCTTCCGCCAACCAAGAACATCCGCAAACGCTACTCGATCACGGTTTGGCACACCGCGTGATGCCATTTCTGCGCAACAAGCTGTGTTTAACCACCCAGCGTGCCAGATTAGCGCCAACGACAAACTGGCTAGATTTACTAACCGACCCGAACATTATCGTCGGCACCTCTACACCCGGCTGCGATCCTTCGGGCGACTATACGTGGCAACTCTTCGATCGCGTCGAACAACACCATGCGGGCGCTGGCGAATATTTGAAATTGAATGCAAAACAACTGGTGGGCGGAAAAGACAGTTTGCAGGTTCCTGCAACGGAAATCGCTTCTGCATGGCTGATTCGCCAAGGTCTGGCTGATGTTTTTGTCGGTTACGCACACTATGCGCAATGGCTACAGCACGATGCCGATATTGCGGCGATCGCCATTCCCGATGCTGACAATATATTCGCCACCTATGCACTGGCGCTGCACAGTGACGTTGCTCAGCCACTGGCAGAATATCTCTTGTCCAACGATGTTCAGCAACAATTTGTTAGCGCTGGGTTTTCGCTGCGCTAA